In Desulfobacterales bacterium, the genomic stretch TACAAAGGGCGAGCGCTTTTGGGTGAAGTACCACTTCAAGACCGATCAGGGTATCGACTTTCTTACTCAGGAGGAGGCTGACCGGATCGCCGGCATTGACGCCGACTACCACCGGCGCGACCTGTTCGAGGCGATTAAACGCGGGGATTACCCCAGCTGGACACTGCGGATGCAGATCATGCCCTTTAAAGAGGCCGAGACCTACCGGTTTAACCCCTTCGACCTGACCAAGGTCTGGCCGCATGGAGACTACCCGCTGCATGAGGTCGGCCGGCTGACCCTGGACCGAAACCCGACCGACTTCCACACCGAGATCGAGCAGGCGGCGTTCGAACCGAACAACCTCGTGCCGGGGATCGGTGTCAGCCCGGACAAGATGTTGCTCGCCCGCCTCTTTTCTTACGCCGACGCTCACCGTGCCCGCCTGGGCGTCAACTACAAGCAGATACCGGTTAACCGGCCCAAGGTACCGGTTCACAGTTACAGCAAGGACGGGGCGATGCGGGTCCAGAACGTCTCCGATCCCGTGTACGCGCCAAACTCGAAGGGCGGCCCGGCGGCTGATAGCAAGCGCTATCCGGAGGCAGCGGTTTGGAAGGCCGGCGGTGAGTTCATCCGCGCCGCGTATACCTTGCGAAAGGATGACGATAACTTCACACAGCCCGGCACCTTGGTGCGCGAGGTAATGGACGATGGACAGCGTGACCGGCTGGTGTCCAATGTTGTCGGACACCTCAAGAAAGGCGTGTCCGAGCCCGTTCTGAAGCGTGCGTTCGAATACTGGCGCCATATCGATAAGGAAATTGGTGACCGCATCGCCAAGGGCGTGAACGGCTAACCCTTCCGAAGCGCTTCGCCGGCCCGCCGGTGCGTCGAATGGCGGGCCGGACACCTGCAAACTTTCTTCGATCTTTCCGGTTGCCAAGCCATAAGGTCATGATCATCATTAAATATAGAGATGGTTGGAAGGTAAAAAAGGGGGGGGTACAATGGCCGCATTGCCTGAAATAAAATTTACTTCGAAAGGTCCCCGGGTAACCAGGATCGGCCTTGGCGGCGAAGGTGTTCTCAGAACTTACGGACGGGACGCAGAGGCCGGAGAGGTTATCCGGGAAGCTTTAAAGCAGGGCATCACTTACTTCGACACCGCACCGGCATATTCCGGCAGTCAAGCCTATCTGGGATCTATCTGGAGCGAGGAACCCGAAACCAGGGCCCGGGTATTCCACACGAGCAAATCAGCACAGCGCAACTTCGACGGAGCGATGCAGGATTTGGAGCAGACCCTCCGGATCTTGCACAGCAGCACACTGGACTTGTGGCAGATCCACGACGTTCGGACCTTGGCGGATGTCCGAAGGATCGAGGCCCCGGACGGGGCCCTCAACGCCTTTGTTCAGGCCAGGGAACAAGGAAGGGTGAAACATATCGGAGTCTCAGGGCATCATGATCCCGGTGTCCTGAAGATTTGCGTACAAAACTGGCCTCTGGATTCGGTGCTTTTGCCCGCCAATCCCGCGGAGGTTCATCTGGGAGGATTCTTGGACGATGTGGCCGGGCGGGCCCGTGAAAAAGACATGGCCGTTATCGGGATGAAGTGCCTGGGTGGCGGGCATTATGTTAAGCCGCAACGTGGCGCTACTGCGGAAAAACTCTTGAATTACGCGCTGCATTCCGGGGTGGATTTGATCATTGTGGGGTGCTCCTCACCCGAAGAAGTGAGGGCGTTGGTCGGTGCAGCCCAAGGAGAGCCTCTTGACGAGCGGGAGCGCTCCGAACTGGAAGGGCTTTTTCTCCCCGGTGTTCGGCAGTTTGCCTATTACCGCGGCAAATTTTGAAGAAAGAAGACAAATGATTAGCTTTGACAATACGTATTCTCGACTTCCGGAACTATTTTATGCC encodes the following:
- a CDS encoding catalase, with amino-acid sequence MKNDDRKFTTTDAGIPVASDEYSLTVGPDGPILLQDHYLIEQMANFNRERIPERQPHAKGAGAFGHFEVTSDVSVYTKAAVFQPGTKTDTLIRFSTVAGERGSPDTWRDPRGFALKFYTTEGNYDMVGNNTPIFFVRDPMKFQHFIRSQKRRADNGLRDHDMQWDFWTLSPESAHQVAWLMGDRGIPKTWRHMNGYSSHTYMWVNTKGERFWVKYHFKTDQGIDFLTQEEADRIAGIDADYHRRDLFEAIKRGDYPSWTLRMQIMPFKEAETYRFNPFDLTKVWPHGDYPLHEVGRLTLDRNPTDFHTEIEQAAFEPNNLVPGIGVSPDKMLLARLFSYADAHRARLGVNYKQIPVNRPKVPVHSYSKDGAMRVQNVSDPVYAPNSKGGPAADSKRYPEAAVWKAGGEFIRAAYTLRKDDDNFTQPGTLVREVMDDGQRDRLVSNVVGHLKKGVSEPVLKRAFEYWRHIDKEIGDRIAKGVNG
- a CDS encoding aldo/keto reductase, whose translation is MAALPEIKFTSKGPRVTRIGLGGEGVLRTYGRDAEAGEVIREALKQGITYFDTAPAYSGSQAYLGSIWSEEPETRARVFHTSKSAQRNFDGAMQDLEQTLRILHSSTLDLWQIHDVRTLADVRRIEAPDGALNAFVQAREQGRVKHIGVSGHHDPGVLKICVQNWPLDSVLLPANPAEVHLGGFLDDVAGRAREKDMAVIGMKCLGGGHYVKPQRGATAEKLLNYALHSGVDLIIVGCSSPEEVRALVGAAQGEPLDERERSELEGLFLPGVRQFAYYRGKF